The Pogona vitticeps strain Pit_001003342236 chromosome 3, PviZW2.1, whole genome shotgun sequence genome includes a window with the following:
- the LOC110074638 gene encoding uncharacterized protein LOC110074638 has protein sequence MKQQILIFYNWAVLPFLLISLWLVVCAGNAAHGNAAVTGTSSVTTHTIMFHRKRTTPEPWLPFVSQTPSKDKAKEGETVILGCQFQSPHGPSLNNLAVKWYKEDEKGQRDLMENNVTVVANNTRVSMIGNLSEGDASLIIVNVTTSDHGTYFCQVILPTGEVVTGDGTKLRIQRAMGFFGIEESIGTIIGVLAASIGGLVVLIIVLVPHLRKCLPCAKRTSHQA, from the exons ATGAAGCAGCAAATCCTGATATTCTATAACTGGGCAGTGCTCccctttcttctgatttctctctGGTTGG TGGTTTGTGCTGGAAATGCAGCTCACGGGAATGCAGCCGTCACTGGCACTTCATCAGTCACCACCCACACCATAATGTTTCACAGAAAAAGGACGACCCCTGAACCATGGCTTCCATTTGTGTCTCAGACCCCCAGTAAAGACAAAGCCAAAGAGGGTGAAACCGTCATCCTTGGATGCCAGTTCCAAAGTCCCCATGGCCCATCTTTGAATAACCTAGCCGTGAAGTGGTACAAGGAGGATGAAAAGGGGCAGAGGGACCTTATGGAGAACAATGTCACTGTAGTGGCAAACAACACCCGAGTTTCCATGATAGGGAATTTATCTGAGGGTGATGCATCTTTGATTATCGTAAACGTGACTACCAGCGATCATGGCACTTATTTTTGCCAGGTGATTCTTCCCACTGGAGAAGTGGTAACAGGTGACGGCACAAAGCTCAGGATCCAAAGGGCCAtgg GATTTTTTGGTATAGAAGAATCTATTGGAACCATTATTGGAGTACTGGCAGCTAGCATTGGAGGCTTGGTTGTTCTGATCATAGTTTTAGTCCCTCATCTGAGAAAATGTCTTCCGTGTGCCAAAAGAACCTCCCACCAAG